In Trichoderma atroviride chromosome 2, complete sequence, one DNA window encodes the following:
- a CDS encoding uncharacterized protein (BUSCO:EOG092D0KBR) codes for MSRAPPGGNPGRSMFGNMGLPGGNPRVPPGQGQRPPSSGSYQPYPGAPQPGYGGPSSPGRSRMGEKGPSGGGRVVQLQVEKVADKTLQSRLIYGNVCAVSAEDFPPRPDRSDYYILLRAGQPPGEFVVTATPIPGFPRGCISLSDPQRTWCGVAMRDVFTGEVYDPFASGGKAYLGSLDIEIGFASPTKKTEAPYDEDELSKIFINTFQNQVLAPGQRILMDVRNIPLMIVVKTVGLVDLSTADDAGRQIQRESHARGILTNQTRVLFHRDAKGDFNLKPSATKPNSNAILAPDFKFEDMGIGGLGDEFSTIFRRAFASRVFPPGLVAKMGIPHVRGMLLYGPPGTGKTLIARQIGHMLNARPPKVINGPEVLNKFVGQSEENIRKLFADAEKEYKEKGDESGLHIIIFDELDAVCKQRGSGAGGGTGVGDSVVNQLLSKLDGVDQLNNILLIGMTNRKDMIDDALLRPGRLEVHLEISLPDEEGRLEIIKIHTSKMSTNGILDPNVNFEELAALTKNYSGAEINGLVKAAASFAFSRHTEVGQLAAVKNDVANMRVNRDDFMNALTEVRPAYGVSEAELDEAVRLGIIPYGPHIDPTIQEMMRVVGMIKEDPNKFSTSVLFHGPRSSGKTALAAHIAMQSGFPFVKLVTPADLVGYRDEFAKKDYIHKAFADAYKSPSSILILDDFERLIGWNPIGPRFSNVMLEALTTLIVSKPPKGHRLLIFVTTSKASVLKMLEVDQDFAKKVAVPAVSNLRELAVVLHESRVLNSADVNQAINLIQERTGSESVAVGVKTVLDCVFEARAGSGTSNVVETLSDLLVEKIQEMIL; via the exons ATGTCTAGAGCCCCTCCAGGCGGTAACCCCGGTCGTTCCATGTTTGGCAACATGGGACTGCCAGGAGGCAATCCTCGAGTTcctccaggccaaggccagcgACCGCCTTCTTCAGGCTCATATCAACCCTATCCAGGTGCGCCTCAACCAGGATACGGCGGACCTAGCTCGCCGGGCAGGTCGCGAATGGGCGAGAAGGGGCCGTCCGGTGGCGGCCGAGTAGTCCAATTGCAAGTCGAGAAGGTTGCGGACAAGACTCTGCAATCAAGACTCATCTACGGAAACGT TTGTGCTGTTTCTGCCGAAGACTTCCCTCCCCGACCTGACCGCTCCGACTATTATATCCTCCTCCGCGCTGGCCAGCCTCCTGGCGAGTTCGTCGTTACCGCCACGCCTATTCCTGGATTCCCGCGAGGCTGCATCAGCTTGTCTGACCCCCAGCGTACATGGTGTGGCGTTGCTATGAGAGACGTCTTCACCGGCGAGGTCTATGATCCTTTTGCGTCTGGCGGCAAGGCATACCTGGGCTCTCTAGATATAGAGATTGGGTTCGCTTctccgacgaagaagaccGAAGCACCTtacgatgaagacgaattGAGCAAAATCTTTATCAATACTTTCCAAAACCAGGTCCTTGCCCCTGGACAGAGAATCCTCATGGATGTTCGGAATATCCCACTCATGATCGTCGTCAAGACCGTTGGCTTGGTCGACTTGTCCACGGCAGATGACGCAGGCAGACAGATTCAGCGGGAATCTCATGCCAGAGGTATCCTGACCAACCAGACCCGGGTTCTATTCCACCGCGATGCAAAGGGAGATTTCAACCTCAAGCCATCTGCTACAAAGCCAAACTCAAATGCCATCTTGGCCCCTGATTTCAAATTCGAGGACATGGGAATTGGTGGCTTGGGAGATGAGTTTTCTACCATCTTCCGTCGTGCATTTGCATCTCGTGTTTTCCCGCCTGGCTTGGTTGCCAAAATGGGCATCCCGCACGTCAGGGGAATGCTTCTTTACGGCCCTCCTGGAACAGGAAAGACGTTGATTGCGAGACAGATTGGCCACATGCTCAACGCCAGGCCGCCCAAGGTCATCAATGGCCCTGAAGTCTTGAACAAATTTGTTGGTCAGTCCGAAGAGAATATTCGAAAGCTCTTTGCAGATGCCGAAAAAGAAtacaaggaaaagggagatgAGAGTGGCCTtcacatcatcatctttgatgaGTTGGATGCCGTCTGCAAGCAGCGTGgatctggagctggcggTGGCACTGGCGTTGGTGACAGTGTTGTCAACCAGCTTCTATCGAAGCTAGATGGTGTCGACCAATTGAACAACATTCTTTTGATTGGAATGACCAATCGAAAGGACATGATCGACGATGCTCTTCTGCGACCTGGCCGTCTTGAGGTCCATCTCGAAATCTCTCTTCCTGATGAAGAAGGACGACTGGAAATCATCAAGATTCATACCTCAAAAATGAGCACCAACGGTATCTTGGACCCGAATGTCAACTTTGAGGAGCTGGCAGCTCTTACCAAGAACTATTCCGGTGCCGAAATCAACGGTCTtgtcaaggcagcagcatcctttgccttctcACGACATACAGAAGTGGGACAGCTTGCGGCAGTGAAGAATGACGTTGCGAACATGAGGGTAAACCGTGATGACTTTATGAATGCCTTGACCGAGGTTCGTCCCGCCTACGGAGTGTCTGAGGCCGAACTTGATGAAGCGGTTAGATTGGGCATCATTCCTTACGGCCCGCACATCGATCCTACCATTCAGGAGATGATGCGCGTTGTGGGCATGATCAAAGAAGACCCCAATAAATTCAGCACCTCTGTGCTCTTCCATGGCCCAAGATCTTCCGGAAAGACGGCTTTGGCGGCGCATATTGCTATGCAATCTGGATTCCCTTTTGTTAAGCTCGTGACGCCGGCTGACCTCGTGGGCTACCGAGATGAATTTGCCAAGAAGGACTACATTCACAAAGCCTTTGCGGATGCCTACAAATCGCCGTCCAGTATCCTCATTCTGGACGATTTTGAGCGGTTGATTGGCTGGAACCCCATTGGACCGCGATTTTCTAATGTCATGCTCGAAGCCCTGACTACACTCATCGTGTCAAAGCCTCCCAAG GGTCATCGACTCCTTATTTTTGTAACAACATCAAAGGCCTCGGTGCTCAAGATGCTCGAGGTTGACCAGGATTTCGCTAAAAAGGTAGCTGTGCCCGCAGTTTCAAACTTGCGCGAACTGGCTGTTGTCCTCCACGAATCCAGAGTTTTGAACTCGGCAGATGTCAACCAAGCTATCAACCTTATCCAAGAGCGTACAGGATCGGAGTCGGTGGCTGTTGGAGTCAAGACGGTTCTGGACTGTGTCTTTGAAGCCCGAGCCGGAAGTGGCACCAGCAATGTGGTGGAAACACTATCAGATCTTTTGGTTGAGAAGATACAAGAGATGATACTTTAG
- a CDS encoding uncharacterized protein (EggNog:ENOG41), producing MPLHLLGKKSWNVYNADNIARVRRDEAAAKAAEQAEEQRMQEVDAQRRLAILRGEVPPPIEDEREAESDNAKDASSDARLKFPGGGRKRRKRPEEDDTEFELRLAKERNDATYAIVESSRKPVSSAPIIDHAGHIDLFGDERARAHAEKNPEAEADRKKKEREYEDQYTMRFSNAAGKDGISQPWYSHGEGVAPDVSAKNVWGREDPDRKTRDIQRINSNDPLAMMKKGAKQVRELKRERKKIQEERNEDLRQLRKESHRDAHRDRHSERDGRDRRRYSDTKRHDSRRTRSKDRDSDSRGRSDDHRERRRHKEDERRKRHRDSRSRSPDRRRHRH from the exons ATGCCACT TCATCTGTTAGGGAAAAAGTCATGGAACGTCTACAATGCCGACAACATCGCGCGCGTCCGAAGAGATGAGGCggccgccaaggccgctgAGCAAGCTGAGGAGCAGCGCATGCAAGAAGTCGATGCTCAAAGGCGATTAGCAATTCTACGTGGCGAGGTACCGCCCCCCATAGAAGACGAACGCGAAGCCGAATCGGACAATGCGAAAGACGCCTCTAGCGATGCGCGATTGAAATTCCCTGGTGGTGGTCGCAAGAGGAGAAAGCGGCCTGAAGAGGACGATACCGAGTTTGAGCTACGCCTAGCAAAGGAGAGGAACGATGCGACATATGCAATCGTGGAATCCAGCCGCAAACCGGTAAGCTCAGCCCCGATAATTGACCATGCCGGACACATCGACCTTTTTGGCGACGAGCGAGCGAGGGCGCATGCAGAGAAGAACCCGGAAGCAGAAGCggacaggaagaagaaagagcgAGAATACGAAGACCAGTATACGATGCGTTTCTCCAACGCCgctggcaaagatggaaTTAGCCAACCTTGGTACTCCCATGGGGAAGGAGTCGCTCCAGATGTCTCTGCAAAAAACGTCTGGGGACGAGAGGATCCGGATCGCAAGACTCGCGACATTCAGCGAATCAATTCCAATGATCCGCtagccatgatgaagaaagggGCCAAGCAAGTTAGAGAGTTGAAGAGAGAGCGCAAAAAAATACAAGAGGAGAGGAATGAGGATCTCAGACAGCTGCGCAAAGAAAGCCACCGCGATGCACATAGAGATAGGCATTCGGAAAGAGACGGACGAGACCGTAGACGGTATTCAGATACCAAGAGGCATGATTCAAGGAGGACGCGATCAAAAGATCGAGATTCGGATTCGCGTGGGCGCTCTGATGATCATCGTGAGAGGAGAAGGCATAAAGAGGATGAGCGGCGGAAGAGGCATCGCGACTCACGGTCGCGCTCACCTGA